A region of the Polaribacter sp. L3A8 genome:
AATATGAAAAAAGGAATTTAGACAGCAAGAATTCAACATCTATTTTAACACCAGGTTTTAGTTTTATTGAGGGGGAAAGAGAATTAGAAATTATGTAATAATTAAGATTTTAGAAAAAATGAAGTATGGACAATTAATTATTGAAGAAAAAGAGTTTTTAATTATAGAAAAACTCTTGAATTTAAACAATGCAACAGCCTCAAAAACAGTTAAAAATCATATTTTAAAGTTACAAGAAGAGCTAAGAAACGCTACAAAAGTAGTTACAGAAAATGAAATGCCTAATGATGTGGTAAGATTGAATTCTGTTGTAACAGTTAGTTCTCAAGATGGTTTGTGG
Encoded here:
- a CDS encoding GreA/GreB family elongation factor, with protein sequence MKYGQLIIEEKEFLIIEKLLNLNNATASKTVKNHILKLQEELRNATKVVTENEMPNDVVRLNSVVTVSSQDGLWEKTFKLVVPANSNTLDNKISLLLPMGTAVLGYAKGDVILWDFPGGLQKLNVLNVEQELKVTK